The following proteins come from a genomic window of Peptoniphilus equinus:
- a CDS encoding DUF1361 domain-containing protein encodes MNVKTTQILKKLTGYVLIYGLFAAVILYFNMNKRYLIFNTALSFIPLVITSFLLTRKGDILTFFGFIASAIFYPNALYMFTDFIHIKTSDFYNIYGGEVVYVTDALQWIELAAEVGLIVLSLVVGYETFVNFLKLLKCYEHKVAAFILLIFTSGATAVGIYVGRFLRLNSWEVLQLPSIVQKLITSYSDNDLMLLLTFASLHFVIILLFANLKRD; translated from the coding sequence ATGAACGTGAAAACAACACAAATCCTCAAAAAGCTCACAGGGTACGTGCTCATCTACGGGCTTTTCGCCGCTGTGATTCTCTATTTTAATATGAACAAGCGCTATCTGATTTTCAATACGGCGCTCAGCTTTATCCCTTTGGTGATCACATCCTTTCTCTTGACGCGAAAAGGAGATATTCTGACTTTTTTCGGCTTTATCGCAAGCGCCATTTTCTATCCCAACGCCCTGTATATGTTCACGGACTTCATTCACATTAAAACCTCGGACTTTTATAACATCTATGGCGGTGAGGTGGTCTATGTGACCGACGCGCTTCAGTGGATTGAACTAGCGGCGGAAGTTGGTTTGATTGTATTGTCCCTGGTGGTGGGTTATGAAACCTTTGTGAATTTTCTAAAGCTTTTAAAGTGTTACGAACACAAAGTGGCGGCCTTTATTCTCTTGATCTTCACGTCGGGTGCCACCGCTGTAGGTATTTATGTCGGACGCTTCTTGCGCCTGAATTCGTGGGAAGTTTTGCAGCTGCCATCCATTGTACAAAAGCTCATCACAAGCTACAGTGACAATGATCTCATGCTCTTATTAACATTTGCATCCCTTCACTTTGTCATCATTCTTTTATTTGCCAACTTGAAGCGGGATTAA
- a CDS encoding NADH:ubiquinone reductase (Na(+)-transporting) subunit F, whose amino-acid sequence METILITVAVITVIAAILALLLSLADKYIADYGDVELTINANEPLTVSAGNSLLSTLRDEKIFIPSACGGKGTCGYCKVKVLEGGGPILATEKSLVTAEEAANGVRLSCQLKVKNNIHIEIPEELFNVREFEAEVIGDDHVTKTIKRMRFKLPADLDFNFKPGQYVQLKAPPYEGSDEEVYRAYSIASSAGDHGHLELLIGYTGGIATTYVHQHLKQGDTVDINGPYGDFYYQDGDSDILLVAAGTGMAPIISILHHMRDNNIQRKARFFFGAKTPDDLFMTDELKQFEKDLYDFKYLPTLSRVTDDMAWDGDRGRVNVSIEKYVEDGGNYTAYLCGSPQMIDSIVESLHQKHIPDEAIFFDKF is encoded by the coding sequence ATGGAAACTATATTGATTACCGTTGCAGTCATCACAGTGATTGCAGCTATCCTTGCACTGCTCCTCTCTCTGGCGGATAAGTACATTGCCGACTACGGTGACGTAGAACTCACCATTAATGCCAACGAACCGCTCACCGTCAGTGCCGGCAACTCCCTCTTAAGCACCCTCCGCGATGAAAAAATCTTTATTCCTTCCGCCTGCGGGGGCAAAGGGACTTGCGGTTACTGCAAAGTGAAAGTCCTGGAAGGCGGCGGCCCCATCCTCGCCACGGAAAAAAGTTTGGTCACTGCGGAAGAGGCAGCCAACGGCGTGCGTCTGTCCTGCCAGCTCAAAGTGAAAAACAACATTCACATTGAAATCCCTGAAGAGCTTTTCAATGTGCGTGAATTTGAAGCGGAAGTCATCGGCGACGACCACGTCACGAAAACCATCAAGCGTATGCGTTTTAAACTGCCGGCAGATTTGGACTTCAACTTCAAACCTGGTCAATATGTACAGCTTAAAGCGCCGCCTTATGAAGGCAGTGACGAAGAAGTCTACCGTGCTTACTCCATCGCTTCCTCAGCAGGCGACCACGGTCATTTGGAGCTGCTTATCGGCTACACCGGCGGGATCGCCACGACCTATGTCCACCAGCACCTAAAGCAGGGAGACACTGTCGACATCAACGGCCCTTACGGTGACTTCTACTATCAGGACGGCGACTCCGATATTCTTTTGGTGGCCGCAGGTACCGGTATGGCGCCGATCATCTCTATTCTGCACCATATGCGGGACAACAATATTCAGCGTAAGGCACGTTTCTTCTTCGGTGCCAAAACGCCGGACGACCTCTTTATGACCGACGAGCTCAAACAGTTTGAAAAAGATCTTTACGATTTCAAATACTTGCCAACTCTCTCTCGTGTCACCGACGACATGGCTTGGGACGGCGACCGAGGCCGCGTTAACGTCTCCATTGAAAAATACGTGGAGGATGGCGGCAACTACACTGCCTACCTCTGCGGCAGTCCTCAAATGATCGACTCCATTGTCGAATCCCTCCATCAAAAACATATCCCTGATGAGGCCATCTTCTTCGATAAGTTCTAA
- a CDS encoding NADH:ubiquinone reductase (Na(+)-transporting) subunit E yields the protein MPNIHPLVIFFASIFTSNMVFSNFLGMCSFISVSKEIPTAAGLGIAVTFVLSITTVLNYLVYHYIMVPFGLEYLQYIVFILVIAAFVQLLEMIMERYMEQLYYALGIFLPLITVNCAILGVSLFMVIRNYTFMQSLFFGVGSGLGWLLAILSMAGIRSRIKEANLPAGLRGPGITLIITGIMAMAFIGFSGIVQIS from the coding sequence ATGCCAAACATTCATCCACTGGTTATATTTTTCGCATCGATCTTCACATCCAACATGGTCTTCTCCAACTTCCTCGGGATGTGCTCCTTCATCTCCGTATCCAAGGAAATTCCCACAGCAGCCGGGCTCGGTATTGCCGTGACCTTTGTTCTCTCCATCACCACCGTATTAAACTATCTGGTCTACCACTACATCATGGTGCCTTTCGGTCTGGAGTACCTGCAGTACATCGTCTTTATTCTGGTCATTGCCGCCTTTGTCCAGCTCCTTGAAATGATTATGGAACGCTATATGGAACAACTGTACTATGCCTTGGGGATCTTTCTGCCGCTAATCACAGTAAACTGCGCCATCCTCGGCGTCTCCCTGTTTATGGTCATTCGAAACTACACCTTTATGCAAAGTTTGTTTTTCGGTGTGGGTTCCGGACTCGGGTGGCTGCTCGCCATTCTCTCCATGGCGGGGATCCGCTCCCGAATTAAAGAAGCCAACCTTCCTGCAGGCCTTCGCGGCCCCGGCATCACCTTAATTATCACCGGCATTATGGCCATGGCCTTTATCGGATTCTCCGGTATTGTTCAAATCTCGTAG
- a CDS encoding NADH:ubiquinone reductase (Na(+)-transporting) subunit D — MANKKLNVKAIFKNGLFADNPVIFQIIGICSALAVTNLMMNSLIMGLALVFVTGLSSFTVSLLKDRTPAHIRMLVQVLIISAYVIIVNIFLQAYMPAMSKALGPYVGLIITNCIIMGRAEAYAISNPPVASLLDGMAAGLGYTAVLLAIAFVRELLGFGTLFGIPVLPESATAWTLMIMPPGAFFVLSIYIWIARSKRIKQEAAQEKGGQR; from the coding sequence ATGGCGAATAAAAAATTAAATGTCAAAGCCATTTTCAAAAATGGTCTCTTCGCCGACAATCCGGTTATTTTCCAAATCATCGGCATTTGCTCCGCACTGGCGGTCACGAATCTGATGATGAACTCCTTGATCATGGGCCTTGCCCTGGTCTTTGTCACAGGGTTGTCTTCATTTACCGTCTCTCTTCTAAAGGATCGCACCCCCGCCCACATTCGCATGTTGGTTCAAGTGCTCATCATCTCAGCCTATGTGATTATCGTCAATATCTTCCTGCAAGCTTATATGCCTGCCATGTCCAAAGCTTTGGGACCTTATGTCGGGCTCATTATCACCAACTGTATCATCATGGGGCGTGCGGAGGCCTATGCTATTTCCAATCCGCCTGTAGCGTCTCTTCTCGACGGTATGGCGGCAGGTTTAGGCTACACCGCCGTGCTCCTTGCCATTGCTTTTGTCCGTGAACTGCTCGGCTTTGGCACCCTGTTCGGCATTCCCGTCTTACCTGAAAGTGCCACGGCCTGGACGCTGATGATTATGCCTCCCGGCGCATTCTTCGTCCTATCAATCTACATTTGGATTGCCCGAAGCAAGCGCATCAAACAGGAAGCAGCTCAAGAGAAAGGAGGTCAGCGCTAA
- a CDS encoding FMN-binding protein — MKKEKQSIAYPVIFLSVLTLVYIFVLAGLDFMTKDVVAQNQALELEKKILYVFNLQDDYTTDDEARALFSERVTTVSETVDGEAKTYALLDGDKEIAYAVPFAGPGLWGSITGYLGVNSDFTTLTGIEFITQSETPGLGGRIAEEAYKAQYRGLDISAASDKLFVINRPAPGGNIDAITGATQTSKFVVNMVNDDLDTFLKEVRHGE, encoded by the coding sequence ATGAAAAAAGAAAAACAATCCATTGCTTATCCTGTCATCTTTCTTTCCGTGCTGACCTTAGTGTATATTTTCGTCCTGGCCGGACTGGATTTTATGACCAAAGACGTGGTGGCACAAAACCAGGCTCTGGAACTGGAAAAGAAAATTCTCTATGTCTTCAACTTACAGGATGATTACACCACCGACGATGAAGCTCGGGCCCTCTTTAGCGAACGTGTGACAACGGTTAGCGAGACTGTGGACGGCGAAGCCAAAACTTACGCCCTCCTTGACGGCGATAAAGAAATCGCCTATGCCGTACCGTTTGCCGGTCCCGGCCTTTGGGGCAGCATCACCGGCTACTTAGGTGTCAACAGCGACTTTACCACCCTAACCGGTATCGAATTTATCACCCAGTCGGAAACCCCGGGTCTTGGCGGCCGTATTGCCGAAGAAGCGTACAAAGCGCAGTACCGTGGCCTCGATATCTCCGCCGCGTCCGACAAACTTTTCGTAATCAATCGTCCGGCTCCCGGAGGCAATATTGATGCCATCACCGGTGCCACTCAGACATCCAAATTTGTCGTCAATATGGTCAATGACGATCTGGACACATTCTTAAAGGAGGTCCGCCATGGCGAATAA
- a CDS encoding RnfABCDGE type electron transport complex subunit D translates to MSKYFLKQKMMRTVLIALVPILLAAIYLQGWRVLFLTLINLAGALATEYLCERYIFKRKKISEAVLVTAVLYTMTLPVSLPVWISLVGIIFGVFFGKMVFGGFGKNIFNPAIVGRCFIYINFPEPLTIQWNGVTQLGDFPGGFAQWILPHIDDVTGATPMLAFRNHNMTTAVTDLLFGQVSGVMGETVKVLILLAAIYLIAKKVASWEIMAGCAVGFVGLSLILTAMGFENVNAPLAGILSGGFLFGAVFMATDPISSAKTTPGKWIFGIIIGVVTVIIRSFALFSGGMMFAILIANTFAPIIDYGFTRAKKAKAAKKEAVS, encoded by the coding sequence ATGTCAAAATATTTTCTCAAGCAGAAGATGATGCGCACCGTGCTCATTGCCCTGGTGCCCATACTTCTTGCCGCCATCTATTTGCAGGGCTGGCGCGTGTTATTTTTGACGCTGATCAACCTCGCCGGGGCTCTTGCTACAGAGTACTTGTGCGAACGATATATTTTTAAGCGCAAAAAAATCTCAGAAGCCGTGTTAGTCACTGCCGTACTATATACCATGACACTGCCCGTGTCACTGCCTGTGTGGATTTCTCTTGTGGGCATCATATTTGGAGTCTTCTTCGGGAAGATGGTTTTCGGCGGTTTTGGAAAGAACATTTTTAACCCTGCCATTGTCGGTCGTTGTTTTATTTATATCAACTTTCCCGAACCCCTCACTATCCAATGGAACGGCGTCACACAACTGGGTGATTTCCCGGGCGGCTTTGCACAATGGATCCTGCCCCACATCGACGATGTCACCGGCGCAACGCCAATGCTCGCATTTCGAAACCATAACATGACGACGGCGGTGACCGACCTTCTCTTCGGTCAAGTCTCAGGTGTCATGGGAGAAACGGTTAAAGTTCTGATTCTCCTTGCTGCCATCTACCTCATCGCCAAAAAAGTGGCGTCATGGGAAATTATGGCAGGCTGTGCTGTCGGCTTTGTCGGTCTCAGCCTTATCCTGACTGCCATGGGTTTTGAGAATGTCAATGCACCGCTTGCCGGCATCCTCTCCGGCGGTTTTCTCTTCGGCGCCGTCTTTATGGCAACAGATCCCATCTCATCAGCCAAAACGACTCCGGGCAAGTGGATTTTCGGGATTATTATCGGTGTTGTCACGGTGATTATTCGAAGCTTTGCCCTCTTCTCCGGCGGCATGATGTTTGCCATTCTCATTGCCAACACCTTTGCGCCGATTATTGATTACGGTTTTACCCGTGCCAAGAAAGCAAAGGCAGCGAAAAAGGAGGCAGTGTCATGA
- a CDS encoding YczE/YyaS/YitT family protein — MARRIISLVFGLYLYGLGLTFLVYNGLGVDAWNVFHGGMAARFGISLGSAYVVTSVIFMVIALLLGEPIGIGTLGNAVLIGVFMQFHMNLGIFTTMTTPLGSGAFLVIGLTIVGFATYFYMAPQLGAGPRDSFYVAICKRTGLQMGYAKIIAETVVVILGIFLGGSFGIGTIIGALSGGLFVQLAFKLFHFDARTVHHESLTESLGKLHEHKL; from the coding sequence ATGGCAAGACGGATAATCAGTTTAGTATTTGGACTCTATCTCTATGGATTGGGACTTACGTTCTTGGTGTACAACGGACTTGGGGTGGACGCATGGAACGTGTTTCACGGCGGCATGGCGGCGCGCTTTGGTATCAGCCTCGGAAGTGCCTATGTCGTGACATCGGTCATCTTTATGGTCATCGCCCTCTTGTTGGGGGAGCCGATCGGCATCGGCACGTTGGGCAATGCCGTGCTCATCGGGGTCTTTATGCAGTTTCACATGAATTTGGGAATTTTTACGACCATGACGACACCCCTTGGCAGTGGTGCGTTTCTGGTTATCGGCTTAACGATTGTAGGCTTTGCCACGTACTTTTATATGGCACCTCAGCTCGGGGCCGGACCGCGAGACAGCTTTTATGTGGCGATTTGCAAGCGTACCGGGCTTCAAATGGGCTATGCGAAAATTATTGCGGAAACCGTTGTGGTCATCCTCGGGATTTTTCTCGGCGGCAGTTTCGGGATCGGGACAATCATCGGCGCACTGAGCGGCGGTCTCTTTGTGCAACTGGCGTTTAAGCTTTTTCATTTTGACGCTCGCACGGTGCACCATGAGAGTTTGACGGAGTCTCTTGGTAAGCTGCACGAGCACAAGTTATAA
- a CDS encoding EFR1 family ferrodoxin (N-terminal region resembles flavodoxins. C-terminal ferrodoxin region binds two 4Fe-4S clusters.) — protein MILYFSGTGNSALLAKRLSDTLNDSCEDLFPYIRKGEYPAFESDTPYVLVLPTYSWRIPRFISEFLKQSTFYGNKDVYVVLNCGTDTGAAWDYAQEELTSRGLTFKGLYTVVMPENYLALFSVPNDEESRRIIEKGLAAIDDFAELVKGHKPVAKGHITALDRIKSGPVNRLFYQFIVKDKKFYATDACIHCGLCQKVCVLKNIECKEDDKPTWLGHCTHCMACLSKCPVAAIEYGTKTVGKARYHVPERRQL, from the coding sequence ATGATTTTATATTTTTCAGGGACGGGGAACTCTGCGCTGTTGGCCAAACGGCTTAGCGATACATTGAATGACAGCTGCGAGGATTTATTCCCCTACATTCGAAAGGGCGAGTACCCTGCCTTTGAATCGGACACGCCGTACGTTTTGGTGCTGCCCACGTACAGTTGGCGAATACCGCGATTTATTTCAGAATTTTTAAAGCAAAGTACTTTCTATGGCAACAAAGACGTCTATGTGGTCTTAAACTGCGGGACAGACACCGGGGCGGCGTGGGACTATGCTCAGGAAGAGCTCACCAGCAGGGGACTCACCTTTAAAGGTCTGTATACCGTTGTGATGCCGGAAAACTATCTCGCGCTATTTTCTGTGCCGAACGATGAAGAAAGCCGACGCATTATTGAAAAGGGTCTTGCGGCCATTGATGACTTTGCCGAACTTGTCAAAGGCCATAAGCCTGTGGCCAAAGGGCATATAACAGCGCTGGATCGTATTAAGTCCGGGCCGGTGAATCGGCTTTTCTATCAGTTTATCGTCAAGGATAAAAAGTTTTATGCTACGGATGCGTGTATTCACTGTGGTCTGTGCCAAAAGGTCTGTGTGCTGAAAAACATTGAGTGTAAAGAGGATGATAAACCCACGTGGTTGGGGCACTGTACCCACTGTATGGCTTGCCTGAGCAAGTGCCCGGTGGCGGCAATTGAATACGGTACGAAGACCGTCGGCAAGGCACGCTATCACGTACCGGAAAGGAGACAGCTATGA
- the gloB gene encoding hydroxyacylglutathione hydrolase — MIYGIPALNDNYIWVIVTEGAVVVDPGEAAPVLAFLKDRGLTLQGILTTHKHGDHTGGVAELVRAYPDVSVYGPREVGQLATAVVAEGDTVTLDGRVFHVLSTPGHTETHISYLTDGKLFCGDAMFSAGCGRVFTGDFHAQFQTMAAFKALPPGTEVYAAHEYTLTNLTFARDVLPENRDIESAYNEVKAMRAQGRRTLPSTIERERAINPFFIAEDEATFIAYRKKRDTY, encoded by the coding sequence ATGATATATGGGATTCCCGCATTAAACGATAATTATATTTGGGTCATTGTAACAGAGGGTGCTGTGGTGGTCGATCCCGGTGAAGCGGCACCGGTGCTTGCTTTTTTAAAGGATAGAGGCCTGACACTTCAAGGGATACTCACTACGCACAAGCATGGTGATCACACCGGTGGTGTGGCGGAGCTGGTTAGAGCTTATCCCGATGTATCCGTCTACGGACCCCGGGAGGTAGGACAGCTTGCGACGGCGGTTGTCGCTGAAGGGGACACGGTGACGCTGGACGGTCGGGTGTTTCACGTGCTCAGCACACCGGGACACACCGAGACGCATATCAGCTACCTCACTGACGGTAAGCTGTTTTGTGGTGATGCGATGTTCTCTGCAGGCTGCGGTCGAGTTTTCACCGGAGACTTCCATGCACAGTTTCAGACCATGGCGGCGTTTAAAGCTTTGCCGCCTGGGACAGAAGTCTATGCCGCTCACGAGTACACTTTGACCAACCTCACCTTTGCAAGGGACGTACTGCCCGAGAATCGGGACATTGAATCGGCATATAACGAAGTAAAAGCCATGCGTGCACAGGGTCGGCGGACCTTGCCGAGCACCATTGAGAGAGAACGCGCCATCAATCCGTTTTTCATTGCCGAGGATGAGGCGACCTTTATCGCGTACCGAAAAAAACGGGACACCTACTAA
- a CDS encoding helix-turn-helix domain-containing protein yields the protein MLHENIKALRTSKGLSQDELAVKLNVVRQTVSKWERGLSVPDSEMLLVLSQVFDTPVSALLGETVAETTPDDVKVIAEKLEVINTQLARHTAAKAKWWRRLFIAAWAVLALTLLTLYLMGSPYLSWDYSNPETAVMGTLFHAFEWLAARIVPLILAGLAAAIAIKRLKGKHL from the coding sequence ATGTTACACGAAAATATTAAAGCCCTGAGAACATCGAAAGGCCTTTCACAAGACGAACTGGCTGTGAAACTCAACGTCGTGCGCCAGACGGTATCCAAGTGGGAGCGAGGTTTATCCGTCCCGGATTCAGAGATGTTACTGGTGTTATCTCAAGTCTTTGACACGCCGGTCAGCGCACTCCTCGGCGAGACCGTCGCCGAGACGACGCCTGACGATGTGAAGGTCATCGCTGAAAAACTGGAAGTCATCAATACACAACTGGCACGGCACACGGCGGCAAAAGCCAAATGGTGGCGCCGACTGTTTATAGCCGCATGGGCGGTGCTCGCGCTGACACTCCTTACACTGTACCTCATGGGCAGTCCCTATTTGTCATGGGACTATAGCAACCCTGAGACAGCCGTAATGGGCACACTCTTCCACGCCTTTGAATGGCTTGCCGCACGCATCGTGCCTCTGATCCTTGCAGGTCTTGCGGCGGCCATAGCCATCAAGCGACTCAAAGGTAAACATTTATAA
- a CDS encoding fructose bisphosphate aldolase, whose product MNQQQLEKMQTGKGFIAALDQSGGSTPKALRLYGVDESAYQSEEEMFELVHTMRTRIIKSPAFNGDSILAAILFKRTMNSKIDGKYTADYLWEDLGIVPLLKVDEGLAEEKDGVQLMKEMKNLDELLVQAKERRIFGTKMRSVIKENNPEGIKANIHQQFDYAKKIIAAGLVPIVEPEVDIHAEDKAAIEAAVHDALKAELEQLDSDAKLMFKLTLPEEKDRYLDLLAFDQVVRIVVLSGGYSREEANRRLKDNKELIASFSRALSEGLNVNQTDDEFDAMLKDTIAAIYDASVNKN is encoded by the coding sequence ATGAATCAACAACAACTTGAAAAAATGCAAACCGGCAAGGGTTTCATCGCCGCCCTGGATCAAAGCGGCGGATCCACACCGAAAGCGCTGCGTCTCTACGGCGTGGACGAATCTGCTTACCAATCTGAAGAAGAAATGTTCGAGCTCGTGCACACCATGCGCACCCGCATTATCAAAAGCCCGGCTTTTAACGGCGACAGCATTCTCGCCGCCATTCTCTTTAAACGCACCATGAATTCCAAGATCGACGGCAAGTACACTGCCGACTACCTTTGGGAAGATCTTGGCATCGTGCCGCTTCTCAAAGTGGACGAAGGCCTCGCTGAAGAAAAAGACGGCGTGCAGCTGATGAAAGAGATGAAAAACTTGGACGAACTCCTCGTACAAGCCAAAGAACGGCGCATATTCGGCACCAAAATGCGCTCCGTGATTAAAGAAAACAACCCCGAGGGCATTAAAGCCAATATTCACCAACAATTTGACTATGCGAAGAAAATTATTGCAGCAGGTCTCGTGCCGATTGTAGAACCGGAAGTGGATATCCACGCCGAAGATAAAGCTGCCATTGAAGCAGCGGTCCACGATGCACTGAAAGCGGAATTGGAACAACTGGACAGTGATGCCAAACTCATGTTCAAACTCACATTGCCGGAAGAAAAAGACCGCTATTTAGACCTGTTGGCGTTCGACCAAGTCGTTCGCATCGTTGTGCTCTCCGGCGGCTACTCTCGCGAGGAGGCCAACCGCCGTCTGAAAGACAACAAAGAACTTATTGCGTCCTTCTCCCGCGCCCTTTCTGAAGGCCTGAACGTGAACCAAACCGATGACGAATTTGACGCCATGTTAAAAGACACCATCGCCGCCATTTACGACGCGTCCGTGAATAAAAACTAA
- a CDS encoding ribonuclease H family protein, translated as MNYYAVRVGRTTGVLPTWEACKAAVHGYKGAEYKKFTSEAEAQAYVQGIDAKKVKDQVSETGEGELIAYVDGSYRLSDSTFSYGYVLTDGTIIIEEGSKRFSDADASLRNVAGEIRGAMRAMERAIELGYRKLYLHYDYKGIEAWATGDWRANKTATKAYRDSYQALKGRLVVEFIKVEAHTGVALNERADVLAKEAQ; from the coding sequence ATGAATTATTACGCCGTGCGGGTTGGTCGCACAACCGGCGTGCTTCCCACCTGGGAGGCATGCAAAGCTGCTGTCCATGGATACAAAGGGGCGGAGTACAAAAAGTTTACCTCGGAAGCTGAGGCGCAGGCCTACGTTCAGGGTATAGATGCAAAGAAAGTAAAAGATCAGGTGTCTGAGACCGGCGAGGGCGAGCTGATCGCCTATGTGGACGGCTCCTATCGCTTGAGCGATAGTACATTCTCTTACGGGTATGTGCTGACTGACGGCACGATCATCATCGAGGAAGGATCCAAGCGATTTTCCGATGCGGATGCGAGTCTGAGGAATGTTGCCGGCGAAATTCGCGGTGCGATGCGAGCCATGGAGCGAGCCATAGAGCTCGGCTATCGCAAGCTCTACTTACACTACGATTACAAAGGCATTGAAGCCTGGGCCACCGGAGACTGGCGAGCCAATAAGACGGCAACGAAGGCTTATCGGGATAGTTATCAGGCTTTAAAGGGACGTCTGGTCGTTGAATTTATTAAAGTGGAAGCACACACCGGTGTTGCACTCAACGAGCGAGCCGATGTGTTGGCAAAGGAAGCGCAATGA
- a CDS encoding deoxycytidylate deaminase: MRKPWDDYFMTIAQMVATRSTCDRAFVGCVIVNDEHRIVSTGYNGSVAGNPSCDEIGHTMRDGHCIATIHAEMNALLYCAKEGTSVRGCSCYVTHFPCLNCTKALIQAGIKRIVYQEAYRIDDYAMKLLTDNHIELKQIDPGDGKDA; this comes from the coding sequence ATGAGAAAACCATGGGATGATTATTTTATGACTATAGCACAGATGGTGGCGACGCGATCGACCTGTGATCGTGCGTTTGTGGGCTGCGTCATTGTCAATGACGAGCACCGTATCGTCTCTACGGGATACAACGGTTCTGTCGCAGGCAATCCCTCCTGTGATGAAATCGGCCACACCATGCGGGATGGACATTGTATCGCCACGATCCATGCGGAGATGAATGCACTGCTATACTGCGCCAAGGAAGGCACCAGCGTGCGAGGATGCAGTTGTTATGTGACGCATTTTCCGTGCTTAAACTGCACCAAAGCGTTGATACAGGCCGGCATCAAACGCATTGTCTACCAAGAGGCGTACCGCATAGATGACTATGCGATGAAGCTGTTGACGGACAACCATATTGAATTGAAGCAAATTGATCCCGGCGATGGAAAAGACGCTTAA
- a CDS encoding NUDIX hydrolase, translating into MEHNLSMSTIKTALEGFISLPVGVNRRYSVLIPMVEVDGEVCLLYEVRSDTLRSQPGEVSFPGGRIEAGETPRDAAVRETVEELLVAPEDVAIVMESDFLVTRARTVVYSFCGELKRDPRTIDFSTDEVKEIFWVPVRYFLEHEPKIYHVAMHMENPSDFPYELIPNGKDYNFMKATDDIHFYTYNDHVIWGFTAQITYAFAVALKRRLDGYRPRIDG; encoded by the coding sequence ATGGAGCACAACTTATCGATGTCAACAATCAAAACGGCTTTGGAGGGCTTTATTAGTTTGCCCGTCGGAGTCAATCGGCGCTACAGTGTCCTCATTCCGATGGTGGAGGTGGACGGTGAGGTGTGCCTGCTCTATGAAGTGCGAAGCGATACACTGCGCAGTCAGCCGGGGGAAGTGAGCTTTCCCGGCGGGCGTATTGAAGCGGGGGAGACGCCGCGGGATGCGGCAGTGCGGGAGACGGTTGAAGAACTGTTGGTTGCACCTGAGGATGTGGCGATTGTTATGGAAAGTGATTTTCTTGTCACACGAGCCCGCACGGTAGTCTACTCTTTTTGCGGCGAGTTGAAACGAGATCCGAGGACGATTGACTTTTCCACCGACGAAGTGAAAGAGATTTTTTGGGTGCCGGTGCGTTACTTTCTGGAACATGAGCCGAAGATTTACCACGTGGCGATGCACATGGAAAATCCGTCGGACTTTCCCTACGAGCTTATCCCCAATGGCAAGGACTACAACTTTATGAAAGCGACGGATGACATTCACTTTTATACCTATAACGATCACGTTATCTGGGGTTTTACCGCTCAGATTACTTACGCGTTTGCCGTGGCGTTGAAGCGGCGCTTGGACGGTTATCGCCCTAGGATCGACGGCTAA